The genomic window CGATGAACACCGGGCACGACGGCTCGCTCGTCACCGTGCACGCGAACTCGACGGATGACGCCATCTACCGACTCGAGACCCTCGCGAGCATGAGCGAGGTCAACATCCCGTACGACGCGGTACGCGACCAGATCAACAGCGCGGTCCACGTCATCGTGCACCTCGACAGGGGGATCGACGGCAGCCGCAGGATCGTCGAGGTGGCCGGCATCGCGTCCCGCCGCAGGGAGAACTTCCAGCTCCAGACACTCCTGGAGTTCGAGCCGGAGCCCATGGGTCCCGAGCGGATCGTGCGCGGGGAGTTCGTCCACCGGCCGATCCCCCCGGCGATGGCCAAGCGCCTCACCTATGCCGGCGAGGCGGTGCCCGCGACCTTCGGTGTGTCCTCCGTGGACGACCGCAACAAGCGGGAGGCCACGTGACGGGCAACGTCCTGCTCCCGATCGGTGCCATGGTCGTGGTTCTCGGCCTCGCCCTGCTGGGGGTGTGGCAGTACGGCAGGGGCCTCGACCAGAAGGGATCCCTGGCCGCACGCAACCCGCTCAGCGACGCCGAGCGCCGGGCGCGCCGGCCGATGGCGCGGCTCGACAAGGCGCTGGCCCGTACGGCACTCGGCCAGTCGGTCGGTCGGCGTATCGCGGCCGCGGGTGTCCAGGTCCGCGTCTCGACCTTCGTGATGACACTGTTCCTGGTGGCCGTCGGGGCCGTGGCGGCCGCGTGGCGCTGGCTCGCACCGTTGTTCGGCGTGGTCGCCGCCATCGTCGTCGTCTGGGTGTTCCTGCAGTACCTCCGCCAGATGGAGGAACGTCGCAAGGAGGCCTTCATCGGCCAGCTGCCGGAGCTCGCCCGGGTGCTCTCGAACGCCTTCTCCGCCGGCCTCGCCCTCCGCACGGCGGTCGAGATGGCCGCGGACGAGCTCGACGAGCCGGCACGCACCGAGCTCCAGATCACCGCGCACTCGCTGCGGCTCGGCCAGTCGACCGAGCAGGCACTCGCCGATCTCGGCGACCGGCTGCCGTCGCGGGAGCTGTCGGTCCTGGTGAGCACGCTCATCATCTCGTCCAGGGCGGGCGGTTCGATGGTCACGGCCCTGCGCAACCTGTCCAGCACGCTCGAAGCCCGCAAGGAGGTGCGTCGCGAGGTCAAGACGACCATGGCTCAGGCCGTGTACACCGGCTACCTGATCGGCGCGATGGGTGTCGGCATGCTGTTCCTGGTCAACTACATCATTCCGAACGGGCTCGCGACCATGACCTCCGATCCGGTCGGCCTGGTCATCCTCGTCATCAGCACGGCACTGTTCGCGACCGGCGTCGTGGTGGTCAACCGGATGAGCAGGATCGACCTGTGATGACCACGCTGCTCGTCCTCGGCTGCGCGGTGGGCGCGGCGCTCTGCACGGTGCTCGCGGCTCGCGGCTGGCTGCTGGTCACGACACAGCCATCGGTGCCGCGGTACTTCTCGATGTCCGAGCGCAGGCGACGAGCCGCCAGGCTGCCCAAGGACGAGAAGGGGCCGCTGAGCAAGATCGTCGAGTCGGTCGGGCGGCCCTTCGCCGGACTGCTGGGTTCCCTGCTCGGCCCCGAGCGCACCGAGCGCTACCGGCAACGGCTGGGGCGGTCGGGTCGCGCCGGTGCGGTGCCGGTCGAGGTCTACCTCGCGAGGAAGGCCGGCTCGGTCATCCTGTTCGGCCTCTTCGCGGTCGTCTTCTTCTTCGCCAGGCAGTGGTTCCTCGGCGTCGTCTTCCTGCTGATCGGGTGGTTCTGGCTCGATCTCATGCTCTGGGCGTACGCCCGCAGGCGCGCCACCGAGATCGAGAAGGCGTTGCCCGACTTCCTCGACGTGCTGTCGGTGACGGTCAGTGCCGGTCTCGGCTTCCGCCGCGCGCTGTGGCGGGTGTGCGAGAGCATGCCCGGCCCGCTCGCGGAGGAGTTCACGCTCGCCCTCCAGCAGATGGACCTCGGCACCAGTCGCAGGGACGCGCTGCGGCAGATCAGGAGCCGCACGTCGTCGCCGACGCTGTCGCAGTTCCTGACCGCGATCCTGCAGGCCGAGGAGCTCGGTGCCCCGCTGTCGGATGCCCTCATCGAGATCAGCGTCGACATGCGGCGCAACACCTCGCAGGAGGCCCGGCGGCGCGCGGCCCGTACGGCGCCACGCATCCAGCTGGTGGTCACGTTCCTGATGGTGCCTGCCGCACTCATCCTGCTGCTCGGCGCCATCATCCTCTCGATGTCCCAGGGAGGAGGAGTCGGTGTTCTCGGTTAGCTCCTCCTACACCCTGCAACCCAGGGCGGCGCAGCTGTGCCGGCTGCTCCTGCGGGTACGGCTCGTCATCGCGCTGTTCGCCCTGCTGCTGCTGGTGACCCACCCGCTGAGCGCGCGCTTCGTCGTCGCGTTCCTCGGCGCGTTCGTCACCTCGCTGCTCGCCTACGTGTTCTGGCGCCGCATCACCCAGGTACTTCAACGACACCCCATCCTCGCCGGCCTCGACGTCGTGGTCTCGTTCATCGTGCTCGGCCTCGGCGGATCGTCGACCCCGTTCCTGCTGCTCACCGTGATCACGTCGGCGATCGCGGGGCTTCTGTACCGGTGGGGAGGCGTGCTCTACATCTCCACGCTGCAGGTGATCTGCTACTTCACGGTCCTGTTCTTCCAACCGGGCTCGACCGAGATGTGGAACTTCCAGACCGTCGTCGGTCAGCCGTTGTACTACCCGCTCGCGGGGTTCCTCGGGGTGTGGGTCCGCCGACTGCTCGACGAGACCGCCTCGACCGACCAGCTGCGGCGGGAGGCGGAAGTCCTCGCGGCGGCGGCCGAGGAGCGGGCACGGCTGGCCCGCGAGATGCACGACTCGCTCGCGAAGACCGTCCGTGGCATCGAGTTCGCCGCGACCGCGCTGCCGCGATGGGTCGAGCGCGACCCGGAACGCGCCGGCACCGAGGCGCGGCGCATCGCGTCCGCCGCGGCCATCGCGTCCAGGGAGGCCAGGGACCTACTGTCGGAGCTGCGGGCGGCCGCCGACGGCGTGGAGCGGCCCCTCGTGCCCACCCTGACGTCCCTCGTCACCGAGTGGTCGGCACGCACGGGCATCCCGACCGAGCTCAGCACCGCGAGCGACGTCGAGCTGCCCGCGCGCAACCGCTACGAGATGACGGCGACCCTCGCCGAGGCGCTCTCCAACATCGAACGTCACGCGGCGGCGTCCCGGGTCTCGGTGACGCTGGCACCCGTCGACGGCACGCTCCGCCTCGTCGTCACCGACGACGGGCGTGGCTTCGCCCTCGAACAACGAGACGAGCTTGTGCGGGAGGGCCACTACGGGCTCCTCGGCATGAGCGAGCGCGCCAGGCGCGCGGGCGGCGCCCTGACGGTCGACTCGCATCCCGGTCAGGGCACGACGATCACGCTCTCGGTGCCGCTGCCGGACCCGACCTCCACCGCCCGCGGCCACGTCGATCCGTCGACACCGGCTCCACCCGTTCCATCCACCCACGAACCGGTCAAGGCACGGTGACATCAGGCATGCTTCGCGTCATGGTCGTGGACGACAACCCGATCGTCCGATCCGGTCTGGTCTCGCTGCTGGAGGCGAGCGGTGAGGTCGAGATCGCGGCCGAGGCCACCGACGGCCGGCAGGCCGTCGATCTGGCGTCGACCTTCGACGACCTCGACCTCATCCTGCTCGACGTGCGCATGCCGGAGATGGACGGTGTCGAGGCGGTCAAGCAGCTGAGCGGGCGCTGCACCGTCGTCATGCTCACCAACACCGAGGACGCCTCGACCGTTCAGGCCGCGATCCGCAACGGGGCAAGCGGGTACCTCGTGCACGGCACCTTCGGCGTCGACGAGCTCCAGACCTACATCCGCTCCGCCGTCGCGGGTGCGAACCCACTCTCTCCGCCCGCCGCCGCAGCCGTCATGAGCGCTCTTCGCGAGTCTCCCGTCGCGACCGCCGCGCCGGCCGACGTCAGCTCCGCCGCGGCGATCGAGGCGATGCTCAGCTCGCGGGAGGCCGAGGTGATGAGCCTGATCACGCAGGGCAAGTCGAACAGCGAGATCGCCGCCGACCTCTTCCTGAGCGAGAAGACGGTGAAGAACCATGTCAACCGGATCTACGCCAAGCTCGGCGTCGCGTCGCGAGGCGCCGCCATCGCACGATGGATCGGCACCGACGTCGCTGCCGGAAGACCGCCGGAGGCAGGTAGCACTGCCGGCTCCGGGGGCCCAGGGACCTAGTCAGACTTGGGCCCCTCCACGTCCCCAAGTTGGGACCCGGGGCCCTTCGCGGAGCGAGCGTGAGGGCATAACTTCGGTGACAACAACAGGGACACACGCACACACTCCCCACAGGAGAAACGATGAACACCAAGATGCTCTCGCTCTACTGCTCCGCACAGATCTCGGTCCGCAACTTCGTCGACACCCAGGCGACAGCGCTCAGGGAGCGTCGGGAGAGCGGCCAGGCGACGCTCGAGTACGTCGCGCTCATCGTTCTCCTCGCCGCGGCGCTCGCGGTCGGCTTCATCGCGATGCAGGGCATCACCAAGGGCCCGCTCGTCGACTTCGTGCAGAACGTGATCAAGGCCGGTCTCAACGCCGCACTCAAGGCGCTCGGGATCACCGTCGAGTAAGACGATCTGACGGCGGCACAGCGGTGAAGCGGTACAAGCGCGGCGAGGAAGGCGGGGTCTACCCCGTCTTCCTCGTCGCGTTCATGGTCGTGATCGCCATGGCGGCGGTGCTGATGCACGTGGGCAAGGCCGGTGACATGCGCACCAGGGCGCAGACGGCCGCCGACGCCGCCGCACTCGGCGCGGTCGCCGAGATCCGCGACCGGGCTCTCGGCCTCCTCGTCCAGGGCATGATCCCCTGGGCCGGCTACAGCCCCGAGACCACCCCCGACGCGGCGCGCAGGTACGCCAAGCGCAACGACGCCACCGTTACCCACGTCGACCACCGCGGCATCTTCGCCAACTACGCTGTCGTCGACGTCCGCGGCGACGAGCGGCTGCAGGGGATCTTCGAGAAGTTCCGCGGCGGACGCGCCGAGGCCGACGCGATCGCCAAGGTCGACTTCCCCGAGTGCACCCCGTTCCCGCTGGCGGATCCGCTGGGCGAGAACCCGGCCGCGATCAGGGGACTCCTGTGCGACGGCACGTACGTGCCGATCGGCTCGAGTCCCAAGACATGGATCCGCCTGTTCACCATCCGGCTCGTCGCGAAGGCTCCCAAGAAGGAGCCGCTCGCGATCAGCCCACTCGGCACCGGCCGGCAGGTCCCGTCATCCGCCGGCAGCGCGGACCTGTGCGCACAGGTCGGCTTCAACGCCGGTTTCCGGGAACGCCACCTGCTCATCACCGCCGTCGCCGTCGCCCTGGCCGAGTCGAGCTGCCGCCCGACCGCCCAGAACACCAACACCAACGGCACGGGCGACTTCGGGCTCTGGCAGATCAACAGCATCCACGGCTATCCGCTGTCGTGCCTCTACAACGCCCAGTGCAACGCCAACGCCGCCTACCGCATCTACAGCGACAGCGGCAACTTCCTGCCCTGGTGCACCTACGAGAAACCCGCCTGCGGCGGCGTCGGCAACGGGTCGTACCGGCAGCACATCACCGCTGCGACGGCGGCCGTCGATCGGCTCGGCAAGGCCTAGGGCGCCCTGGTGTTCCCACCGTGATGTGTAGCTGTGCTTCGGCGGACCCGCGCCGGCGCGTTCAGCCGATCGCGACGTCCTTGAACGTGCCGACGTGCGGGATGGCGACGTCCACGCTGGTCACGTCGTCCGGTGGGGCGGCGAAGGTGGCGTTGAGGTAGAGGGTCTGCCCGCCG from Streptosporangiales bacterium includes these protein-coding regions:
- a CDS encoding type II secretion system (T2SS), F family protein encodes the protein MTTLLVLGCAVGAALCTVLAARGWLLVTTQPSVPRYFSMSERRRRAARLPKDEKGPLSKIVESVGRPFAGLLGSLLGPERTERYRQRLGRSGRAGAVPVEVYLARKAGSVILFGLFAVVFFFARQWFLGVVFLLIGWFWLDLMLWAYARRRATEIEKALPDFLDVLSVTVSAGLGFRRALWRVCESMPGPLAEEFTLALQQMDLGTSRRDALRQIRSRTSSPTLSQFLTAILQAEELGAPLSDALIEISVDMRRNTSQEARRRAARTAPRIQLVVTFLMVPAALILLLGAIILSMSQGGGVGVLG
- a CDS encoding response regulator, translated to MLRVMVVDDNPIVRSGLVSLLEASGEVEIAAEATDGRQAVDLASTFDDLDLILLDVRMPEMDGVEAVKQLSGRCTVVMLTNTEDASTVQAAIRNGASGYLVHGTFGVDELQTYIRSAVAGANPLSPPAAAAVMSALRESPVATAAPADVSSAAAIEAMLSSREAEVMSLITQGKSNSEIAADLFLSEKTVKNHVNRIYAKLGVASRGAAIARWIGTDVAAGRPPEAGSTAGSGGPGT